A window of Streptomyces profundus genomic DNA:
AGGTCGAGAACACCCTGACCATGGTTGGCGCCACAGTCAGCCACATCGCCGCCGCCACCAACCAGGCCGTCGCCAAGAGGCCGCCCCGGTGATCGCGAAGATCAGCGGTGGCAAGGACACGGGCGGACTGATCCGCTACCTGTTCGACACGAAGAAGGCCAAGGACCACACCGACCCGCACCTCGTCGCCTCCTGGGACGGCTACGCTCCCGATCCCGGCCGCACGGACGATGCCGACACCACACGCAAGCTGCTCATGGCCGACCTCGACCTGTACGTGAAGCAGGCTCGGCGGCTCGGCTCCGCCCCTGAGAAGCACGTCTGGCACTGCTCGATCCGTGCGTCTCCTCAGGACCGAATCCTCAGCGACGAAGAGTGGGCGGACATCGCCCGCCGCGTCGTCGCCGCTACCGGAATCGCGCCTGACGGCGACCGGGACGGCTGCCGGTGGGTCGCCGTACGCCACGCTCCCGATCACATCCATATCGCCGCCACCAAGGTCCGGCGAGATCTCCGCACCGCCCGACACTGGAACGACTACCTCAACGCCGACCGCGAACTCGCCGCCATCGAGGAGGAACACGACCTGCGCCGCGTCGTGCGCGGGGACCGCACCGCCGCGAAGCGGCCTACCCGTGCCGAGCAGGAAAAGGCCCACCGTGCCGGACAGAAGACGACCGCTCGCGAACACCTGCGAACCACCGTCCGTACCGTGGTAGCGGCGGCCTCCAGCATCGAGGAGTTCGTCCACCTGCTGAGCCACCTCGACGATGTGCTCGTGGACGTCGTGTACTTCCCCTCCGGCGACGTACGGGGCTACAAGGTGGCCAGCCAGGACTCCACCACCGCCGACGAACAACCGGTGTGGTTCTCCGGCTCCGCACTCGCCCCAGACCTGTCCTTCCCCAAGATCCGGGCGCGCCTGGAGAACATCGCCCCGAAGCCCACCGCCCAGCCGGGCCAGCACGAGACCGACCCGTGGCACCGGGCCGCCGCCACGATGGAACGCATCCCGCACCACCTCCACCAGGCCGATGACGAAGCCGCTCAGGGCCACATCGCCGCCTTCGGTGAGACGCTCGACCTGCTTCCCCTCCTTGCTCCCAAGGCCCTCCAGCCCCAACTCCGCGAAGCGGCGATCGCCTTCGAGCGAGCCACCCGCTCCCGCGTCCACGCACGGCACCACCACGGCCGCGCCCTCCGCGCAGCCGTACGGACGATGCTCCGCGAGCCGGCCTCCGGGGACGGAGCCGGGCTGGCGATGCTCCTCGACGTCGCGATCCTCCTCGTCGTCGCCGCAGCCCGCTGGCACCAGCTCCGCCGCCACGACCAGCAAGTCGCCGCCGCCCACCGGACCCTGGTCCACCTCCAGGCGGCCTACGACCAAGCCGCGGCCTCACCCCTGGCGGC
This region includes:
- a CDS encoding relaxase/mobilization nuclease domain-containing protein is translated as MIAKISGGKDTGGLIRYLFDTKKAKDHTDPHLVASWDGYAPDPGRTDDADTTRKLLMADLDLYVKQARRLGSAPEKHVWHCSIRASPQDRILSDEEWADIARRVVAATGIAPDGDRDGCRWVAVRHAPDHIHIAATKVRRDLRTARHWNDYLNADRELAAIEEEHDLRRVVRGDRTAAKRPTRAEQEKAHRAGQKTTAREHLRTTVRTVVAAASSIEEFVHLLSHLDDVLVDVVYFPSGDVRGYKVASQDSTTADEQPVWFSGSALAPDLSFPKIRARLENIAPKPTAQPGQHETDPWHRAAATMERIPHHLHQADDEAAQGHIAAFGETLDLLPLLAPKALQPQLREAAIAFERATRSRVHARHHHGRALRAAVRTMLREPASGDGAGLAMLLDVAILLVVAAARWHQLRRHDQQVAAAHRTLVHLQAAYDQAAASPLAALAQRRPSPLTVDRTTRHLRQALPAHMEQVLRDPAFDALTAALAEAEAVGHNVDQLLHRAVDQRALDDARHPARVLIWRVRRLSAARMQNGPAAFPAAQPSNARRR